The Candidatus Effluviviaceae Genus I sp. genomic sequence ACCTAGTCGCCGAGCATCTCGAGAGCGGCCTTGAGCTCCTCGTCGGCCAGGTTGACGTACCCGGCCTCGGGCACGAACCGCTGCCCCTCGGTGAGGGCCCAGCGAAGGAACTCGCGCACGACGGGGCGCTCGGGCCGGCCGCGGCAGACGAAGTAGAGGTCGCGCGCCGGCGGGGACGGGTACGCGCCGGCCGCGATGGCCCGCACCAGCGCATCGCGCGTGCGGCAGAAGTCTTCCTCCGGGTCGAGCGCGCCGTTCCCGTTGAGGTCGATCGGGAGCACGACGATCCCCGGGTTCGGCTGGTGCGTCCTCGCGTCGAACACGTAGTTCAGGTTGTTGTAGCCGATCCCCAGCTTGTCCTGCCGAACGGCCTCGGCGAGCCCGGGGTCACCGTACACGCCGACGCCTCGGAGATCCTCTTGCCTGGCGCCGAGGAAGGCCGCCCAGGTCTCCGCCGCGCCGCACGCGTCCGACCTCGTGTACACGTGGATCTCCCGCGCGTCCCCGGTCCCGAGCAGTGCGCCCCACGTCGAGACGGACCCGTCCAGCCAGACGCCGGCGAGCTCCTCGCGCGTGGCGCCTCGCGCGAGGATGTCGGTCAGCACGGGGTTCCCGTCGCTGACGGTCGGCACGACCGCGTCGATGGCCACCGGCACCCACCACGCGCCGCGCCGCTCCTCCTCCGGGTTGATCTCGCGCGAGACCATGCCGATGTCCACGGCCCCGGCCAGGCAGTCCGCCATCCCCTTGCCGGCGCCTCCCGCCGCGACGTCGATCCTCACGTCCGGATGCAGCGTCTGGTACTCCTCGGCCCACCGGACGGCCATGGGGTAGAGCGCCCACGCGCCCGACACGGTGATCGTCCCGGACGCGTCCCTCGCGCCGCACCCCGCGCCGCAGACGACGAGC encodes the following:
- a CDS encoding substrate-binding domain-containing protein; translation: MMSVLAGALAMAAAAGLVVCGAGCGARDASGTITVSGAWALYPMAVRWAEEYQTLHPDVRIDVAAGGAGKGMADCLAGAVDIGMVSREINPEEERRGAWWVPVAIDAVVPTVSDGNPVLTDILARGATREELAGVWLDGSVSTWGALLGTGDAREIHVYTRSDACGAAETWAAFLGARQEDLRGVGVYGDPGLAEAVRQDKLGIGYNNLNYVFDARTHQPNPGIVVLPIDLNGNGALDPEEDFCRTRDALVRAIAAGAYPSPPARDLYFVCRGRPERPVVREFLRWALTEGQRFVPEAGYVNLADEELKAALEMLGD